One Acaryochloris thomasi RCC1774 DNA window includes the following coding sequences:
- a CDS encoding DUF6851 domain-containing protein produces the protein MGSTQTAAPLSDEALPELILDPVTQLVTVDDDSPTVSVLWDRAVQLAVINGAPGPTVASRAYGMLHTAMFDAWAAYDPVAIATQLGDDLQQSASANTVENKTEAMSYAAYRVLTDLFPEEIASFDALMAELGFDPSNTTTDTTTAAGIGNVSAEALLEFRRTDGSNQLGNDPNGTLGTPYSDNSGYTPFNNTGESIDIERWTPESVPIDAAPGEELRTQQFLTPQWGDVTPFSLDSGDQLRPEAPEPFLVDGVGGTVDLEAKTITLADGTVLPISKDLIGTVINPGFIEQAERVVEVSANLTDEEKLVAEFWEDGGGTSFPPGTWMTFGQFVSARDNNSLDTDAQLFFGLGNAVFDAGVTTWEAKTFYDYARPVRAIRDLGELGLIGEFDADLGGFAVDAWAGPGEGTQRILATDFITYQTPGTDPSPPFAEYTSGHSAFSASGAEILKLFTGSDSFGGSVTFAPGESRFEPGLTPGDETTLDWNTFTTAADEAGISRIYGGIHFDDGDLNGRALGRQVGRSVLDQTLLFINGGQAVNSITGTERRDFLRGTSGDDRIVGLGGNDVIWARRGNDRALGGDGRDVIFGGQGSDSLSGGSGRDALLGGTGRDYLTGGHDRDVLKGGSADDILMGDQGNDVLFGGRGRDGFIFGNGDGKDVVFDFKVGTDFIGLVDGLTFDDLDISRRGRNTVLGVTETGEDLAILRRVSSSQLTEDQFLAAADFSGFTRIPSDSVT, from the coding sequence TTGGGCAGCACACAGACAGCAGCACCGCTGAGTGATGAGGCATTACCCGAACTCATTCTCGATCCCGTTACACAACTGGTGACGGTTGACGATGATTCCCCTACTGTTTCTGTCCTCTGGGACCGGGCCGTGCAGCTAGCGGTGATCAATGGCGCTCCAGGTCCAACGGTCGCATCCCGCGCCTACGGTATGTTGCACACGGCCATGTTTGACGCTTGGGCAGCCTATGACCCCGTTGCGATCGCAACCCAACTGGGCGATGACCTGCAGCAGTCCGCCTCAGCCAACACCGTCGAAAACAAAACAGAGGCCATGAGTTACGCCGCCTATCGCGTACTCACCGATCTTTTTCCTGAAGAGATTGCTAGCTTTGACGCCTTGATGGCTGAATTGGGCTTTGACCCCAGCAATACCACCACCGACACCACCACCGCTGCCGGGATTGGAAATGTATCAGCAGAAGCGCTTCTAGAGTTTCGCCGTACGGATGGCTCAAATCAGCTCGGTAACGATCCGAACGGCACGCTGGGTACTCCCTACTCTGACAACAGTGGATACACCCCCTTCAACAATACGGGCGAAAGCATTGACATCGAACGCTGGACCCCCGAGAGCGTTCCCATTGACGCGGCCCCCGGAGAAGAACTTCGAACCCAACAATTCCTAACGCCCCAGTGGGGTGATGTCACCCCCTTCAGCCTAGACTCCGGCGATCAGCTTCGCCCCGAAGCCCCTGAACCCTTTTTGGTTGACGGCGTTGGGGGAACCGTCGATCTCGAAGCCAAAACCATTACGCTAGCCGACGGCACGGTACTCCCCATTAGCAAAGACCTGATTGGTACCGTTATTAACCCTGGCTTTATTGAGCAAGCCGAGAGAGTCGTCGAAGTCAGTGCCAATCTAACCGATGAGGAAAAGCTGGTTGCTGAATTTTGGGAAGACGGCGGCGGGACTTCATTCCCTCCCGGCACCTGGATGACTTTCGGGCAGTTTGTTTCAGCCCGCGACAACAACAGCCTCGACACCGATGCTCAACTGTTCTTCGGACTTGGCAATGCTGTCTTCGACGCGGGCGTGACTACCTGGGAAGCCAAAACGTTCTACGACTACGCCCGTCCGGTTCGCGCAATCCGCGATCTCGGTGAACTCGGCCTGATCGGCGAATTTGATGCAGACCTGGGTGGCTTTGCCGTTGATGCTTGGGCAGGCCCCGGTGAAGGCACCCAAAGAATACTGGCGACAGACTTCATCACCTATCAAACCCCCGGCACAGACCCGTCACCTCCGTTTGCTGAATACACCTCAGGACACAGCGCCTTCAGCGCTTCCGGTGCCGAAATCTTGAAGTTGTTTACGGGCAGTGATTCCTTCGGCGGGTCTGTCACCTTTGCACCCGGTGAATCACGGTTTGAGCCAGGTCTCACGCCAGGGGATGAAACAACCCTAGACTGGAATACTTTCACGACGGCAGCCGACGAAGCCGGAATTTCTCGGATTTATGGTGGCATTCACTTCGATGACGGTGACCTTAATGGTCGAGCATTGGGTCGCCAAGTCGGTCGCTCTGTCCTCGATCAGACCCTGCTTTTTATTAACGGAGGCCAAGCCGTCAACTCCATTACCGGTACCGAGCGCCGTGACTTTTTACGCGGCACTAGTGGGGATGACCGCATCGTGGGTCTCGGTGGCAATGATGTCATCTGGGCTCGTCGCGGCAATGATCGGGCACTTGGGGGCGATGGGCGTGATGTGATCTTCGGCGGACAGGGCAGCGATTCTCTAAGTGGCGGCAGCGGTCGGGATGCTTTGCTGGGCGGCACCGGACGGGATTACCTGACGGGTGGCCACGATCGTGACGTCCTCAAGGGCGGCAGCGCTGATGACATCCTGATGGGCGATCAGGGCAATGATGTTCTGTTCGGCGGTCGGGGACGTGATGGCTTTATCTTCGGCAACGGCGACGGCAAAGATGTCGTCTTTGATTTCAAGGTAGGCACTGACTTCATCGGCTTAGTGGACGGGTTAACCTTTGATGACCTCGATATCTCTCGCCGGGGCCGCAACACGGTTCTAGGCGTCACCGAAACGGGAGAAGACCTGGCCATTCTTAGACGGGTTTCCTCTTCTCAATTAACAGAAGATCAGTTTTTAGCCGCCGCTGACTTCTCAGGTTTCACTAGAATTCCTAGCGATTCAGTCACCTGA
- a CDS encoding tetratricopeptide repeat protein → MLKYLTFGIVLGFSTPLLPVAAEVLERRGPDSQDARLYFNRGLSDHEQEKYGDAIANFSQAIQLNPRDAKAYNARGNAHGTLKNSKDAIANYAQAIQLDPGFSWPYYNRGNLKAQLQNYAGAIADYNLAIQLDPQDSDMYNNRGYAKQKQQDYLSAITDFTQAIRLEPENAKAYYNRGRSQALLKEYDGAMADYHQAESLFKAQGDTKATRVIQRSLRELEQAFKPIIS, encoded by the coding sequence ATGCTGAAATATCTAACGTTCGGTATTGTTCTTGGCTTCAGCACTCCGCTGCTTCCTGTTGCCGCTGAAGTTCTAGAACGACGAGGCCCTGACAGCCAGGATGCTCGGCTCTATTTCAATCGGGGGTTGTCTGATCACGAGCAAGAGAAGTATGGAGATGCGATCGCAAACTTCAGTCAAGCCATTCAGCTCAATCCCAGAGATGCAAAGGCTTACAATGCACGGGGCAATGCCCACGGCACACTTAAAAACAGTAAAGATGCGATCGCAAACTATGCTCAGGCCATCCAGCTTGATCCAGGGTTTTCTTGGCCTTACTACAATCGAGGCAACTTAAAGGCCCAGTTACAGAACTATGCCGGTGCGATCGCAGACTATAACTTGGCGATTCAGCTCGATCCGCAAGATTCCGATATGTACAATAACCGGGGCTACGCGAAACAGAAGCAGCAAGATTACCTCAGTGCAATTACAGATTTTACCCAAGCCATTCGCCTGGAACCTGAGAATGCCAAGGCTTATTACAATCGAGGTCGTTCCCAAGCTCTTCTTAAAGAATACGACGGCGCAATGGCAGACTATCACCAAGCAGAATCACTTTTTAAAGCTCAAGGTGATACAAAAGCCACTCGCGTCATTCAAAGGAGTCTCCGAGAACTAGAGCAAGCCTTCAAGCCCATTATCAGTTGA
- a CDS encoding type II toxin-antitoxin system HicA family toxin, translating into MPKFKQLPGPEVVKILEIFGFKIHSQRGSHIKMRRVTEIGKETLTIPNHKQLDTGTCRAIFKQASQYIPATELSKYFHI; encoded by the coding sequence ATGCCTAAATTCAAGCAGCTACCAGGGCCAGAAGTCGTCAAGATACTTGAAATATTCGGTTTTAAGATCCACAGTCAACGTGGCAGTCATATCAAAATGCGGCGCGTAACCGAGATAGGCAAAGAGACTTTGACCATTCCTAATCATAAGCAGCTAGATACTGGAACATGCAGGGCCATTTTTAAGCAGGCTAGTCAGTATATTCCAGCTACAGAGCTGTCGAAATATTTCCATATATGA
- a CDS encoding type II toxin-antitoxin system HicB family antitoxin, whose translation MSHLQQNIHAIIRPGEEQGYFAECMEISVVTQGLTLDEVSKNLSEAVSLHLEDADATEFGLVAQPSLAVTFELQPEYA comes from the coding sequence GTGAGTCATCTACAACAAAACATTCACGCCATTATTCGACCTGGTGAAGAGCAAGGATATTTTGCTGAATGCATGGAAATATCAGTTGTTACGCAGGGTTTGACACTGGATGAAGTTTCAAAGAATTTAAGTGAAGCCGTTAGCTTACATCTTGAGGATGCAGACGCTACAGAGTTTGGCTTAGTAGCCCAGCCGTCTCTGGCTGTTACCTTTGAACTGCAGCCAGAGTATGCCTAA
- a CDS encoding type II toxin-antitoxin system prevent-host-death family antitoxin — protein sequence MEWRLAEAKNKFSELVNLALSEGPQKVKRRNDVVVVLAEHDYELLTGTKPSFKDFLLQDGPSLEGIELERDRSPMRDVEL from the coding sequence ATGGAATGGCGACTAGCAGAGGCAAAGAATAAATTCAGTGAGTTGGTCAACCTTGCACTTTCGGAAGGGCCTCAAAAAGTAAAACGTCGGAATGATGTTGTGGTTGTGTTAGCTGAGCATGACTATGAACTATTAACTGGTACAAAGCCTAGCTTTAAAGACTTTTTGCTGCAGGACGGTCCCAGTCTAGAGGGAATTGAGCTAGAACGAGATCGCTCCCCCATGCGAGATGTAGAATTGTGA
- a CDS encoding Type 1 glutamine amidotransferase-like domain-containing protein — translation MTQGQIIAIGGGGLCEKAKAGLDTYVLEQSQTSQPKIGFLGTASGDSDSACLKFYSRFSKLNCQPSHLTFFHRTPNLAAWVQQQDIIYVGGGNTLTMLAIWEVWSLVPLLKEAVQNGTVLAGISAGAVCWFECGVTDARAGGLGLIKCLDFISGSCCPHYSADEARQPTFEEHVATGKLPPGIAIDDGAAVHFVDGELQRIISGRENAAAYNVVPTADGATSQLIESAEVLRLV, via the coding sequence ATGACTCAAGGTCAGATTATTGCCATTGGCGGCGGCGGCCTCTGCGAGAAGGCTAAAGCCGGTCTTGATACCTATGTTCTTGAGCAGAGTCAAACCAGCCAACCGAAGATCGGCTTTCTAGGAACCGCCAGCGGAGACTCAGATAGCGCTTGCCTAAAGTTCTATTCCCGCTTTTCCAAACTCAACTGTCAGCCCTCGCACCTCACCTTTTTCCACCGGACACCCAATCTCGCTGCTTGGGTCCAACAGCAGGACATTATTTATGTAGGGGGTGGCAATACCCTTACGATGTTGGCGATTTGGGAAGTCTGGAGCCTAGTCCCCCTATTGAAAGAGGCCGTTCAGAACGGAACTGTTCTCGCAGGCATTAGTGCAGGTGCTGTTTGCTGGTTTGAATGCGGTGTTACAGATGCCAGAGCGGGCGGGCTAGGTCTTATCAAGTGCCTCGACTTCATCTCCGGGAGTTGTTGTCCTCATTATTCTGCCGATGAAGCACGTCAGCCAACTTTTGAAGAACATGTGGCAACGGGCAAACTCCCCCCTGGCATTGCTATTGATGATGGTGCTGCCGTTCATTTTGTGGATGGTGAGCTGCAGCGGATTATCTCTGGTCGTGAAAATGCAGCCGCATACAACGTTGTCCCAACTGCGGATGGGGCGACTTCTCAGTTGATTGAAAGCGCTGAAGTTCTTCGCTTGGTTTAG
- a CDS encoding type II toxin-antitoxin system VapC family toxin encodes MSTLLDTCVLSELRHPNCDEGVKIAVSTLASQDLFISVISIGEITKGIALLEASKRKQELLTWIHKLEKNYSDRLLPVDLEVVKIWGEITANAQRKGRIIPTGDGLIASTAQHHGLKVMTRNISDFEPTGVMLVNPWSGD; translated from the coding sequence GTGAGCACACTGCTCGATACTTGCGTTTTATCTGAGTTGAGACATCCCAATTGTGATGAGGGGGTCAAGATCGCAGTATCTACTCTAGCCAGTCAAGATCTATTCATCAGCGTGATTTCCATAGGTGAAATTACGAAGGGGATTGCATTACTTGAGGCGAGTAAACGTAAACAGGAGCTTTTAACCTGGATCCACAAGCTGGAAAAGAATTATTCAGATCGTCTTCTACCCGTCGATCTTGAGGTGGTAAAAATTTGGGGAGAAATTACGGCAAACGCTCAGAGAAAAGGGCGAATCATCCCTACTGGTGATGGGCTGATTGCCTCAACAGCTCAACATCATGGCCTAAAGGTGATGACACGAAACATTTCTGACTTTGAGCCGACGGGGGTAATGCTCGTGAATCCTTGGAGTGGAGATTAG